A single genomic interval of Mangifera indica cultivar Alphonso chromosome 5, CATAS_Mindica_2.1, whole genome shotgun sequence harbors:
- the LOC123217451 gene encoding probable glycerol-3-phosphate acyltransferase 3 produces the protein MSFKFSFFETLFLFFYRILFKQFRNSKGLHRTVSNNYSKFRRYNSLAHRSDLSNQTLIFNVEGALLKSSSLFPYFMLVACEAGGLFRVSFLLASYPFICLVGEEMGLKIMVMICFFGIKQDSFRVGKAVLPKFFLENVGLEIFEVVKRGGKKVGFSNIPTVMIDSFLRDYLEIDVVVGRELKVLCGYFVGLMEERKKDKLVLKEILGQENNSDVIGVTCFNKSLDEQKLFVQCKELSQPCKSTGALFLQGNGQIPFLGLFLNESVKTLILESKSRVIVSFLLNPEASFLLSVQLSSFMDLPC, from the exons ATGTCctttaagttttcttttttcgaAACCCTCTTCTTGTTTTTCTATAGAATTCTCTTCAAACAATTTAGGAACTCAAAGGGTCTCCACAGAACTGTGAGCAATAACTACAGCAAATTTCGAAGGTACAATTCCCTTGCTCACAGATCAGACCTGTCGAATCAAACTTTGATCTTCAATGTCGAAGGAGCTTTATTGAAATCCTCTTCATTGTTCCCTTATTTTATGCTCGTGGCCTGTGAAGCTGGAGGTCTTTTCCGGGTTTCTTTTCTACTCGCTTCATATccatttatttgtttagttgGTGAAGAGATGGGCTTGAAGATAATGGTGATGATCTGTTTCTTTGGGATTAAACAAGACAGCTTCAGAGTTGGAAAGGCCGTTCTGCCAAAGTTCTTCTTGGAAAATGTTGGGTTGGAAATCTTTGAGGTGGTGAAAAGAGGAGGCAAAAAGGTGGGCTTTAGTAATATACCTACAGTAATGATTGACAGTTTCTTGAGAGATTATTTGGAGATTGATGTCGTAGTTGGACGAGAGCTAAAGGTCCTGTGTGGGTACTTTGTTGGACTtatggaagaaagaaagaaagacaagCTTGTTTTAAAGGAAATATTAGGGCAGGAGAACAACAGTGATGTTATCGGCGTTACTTGCTTCAACAAATCCCTTGATGAACAGAAGTTGTTCGTTCAGTGTAAG GAACTCTCGCAACCGTGCAAGAGTACAGGAGCTTTATTTTTGCAAGGAAATGGTCAAATACCATTCCTAGGACTCTTTCTTAACGAAAGCGTCAAAACATTAATACTGGAGTCCAAGTCAAGAGTTATCGTCTCCTTTCTCTTGAACCCAGAAGCATCCTTCCTCCTCTCGGTGCAGCTTTCATCATTTATGGACCTCCCTTGTTAG